The genomic stretch acaaaacctcttCAGGTTTTGAATTCTGGTGAGAACTAGAGATTCTGGAGGATACAGTGTTAAAGCTGGTTCAGTAGTCATTTCTAATCGGCTCTAAGGCTGATGGTTGCGTAGCTACAGGTGGTGGAGCCTTGCAGGGGCCATGAAGCAGGAATGTGCATTAAGTGGCCTGTACGGTGCTGCTGAAAACCCTAGCCCAGAAGCACTCAAGCAGTTTTTCTGTCAATGAGGTTTAAGAGCTTTAAGCGATGTTTGTTTTAAGCAGGCTTGTATCAATGTGCAGAAATTGCAATTTGAAGTCTTAAATTAGTGGTACCTCTTCATGCTAAAGTCTTCAGTGGGACAACTCGCTAGCCCAGAAATTTGGGTGCCAGCAGCCATTGACAGGTACCTTTGTGTGTAGGTGGCATTACTGCAAAGGCCTCAAGCGTGACTGTTGATGTGAAAATCGATGGTGTGATGTTTTTGGAACACTGTTCACTTGCACGATAGCAGGGATGGGAAatccctctgcctgcagtaaTGATTCAGTTGAGATGTGCATTTCTGCTCACCTAGTGCAAACCTCAGTATACGGCCCTGTTTTGGTGCAGGATGCCAGTGTTCCACTTCGAGTGGTATCAAATGTGATGTATGCAATGGATGttcaaaaattactttgtaaatATGGGCTCTACTTCAGTAATTATTGCCTGTCATCTTAGCACTATGTTGTTCAGGATTGCCTTTCCAGAAGAGACTTCAGCAGTCCCAGTTTTTCTAATTACTAacatggaaatgttttcaagtCTGTTAAAACGTTCTCCTTTACTATTACATGTAGTTACATAGGGAGTGTTGCAGCTTCACGAAAACGTGGCTATTTGCCTGTTTCAAATGTGTACAGTAAAGCCTCTGTCATGTTGATGACTTGATTTCACAAAACTTTCTCTTCTGAAACGTTTTGACTTTATTGCTTACGTTCCTGGGTTTGAGTTCATTTGGCTTTGTATCTGCCTATGACAAAGGGAGAAAACTCAGGAGATGTTTTACaggttttgtcttttgtttgctgtttaaTGACATTTCAGCTAAGTGATCTGTGTAGTGAAGCCAGTGATTTAGTAACCTAACTGCTGTTAGGTCACAGGAAACTGTGCCTGTGGCAATCTGTCACTTGGCACTACTGTTTCCAGAGTGAGCCAGAGTCTGAAGAATTTGTTAAGTGTTGTACTTGTAAGCTCTTGTCAAAGTATCTTCCCTCAGTAAAATCAGATACTAGCTAGGCTGCAGTAATCGGACTGTTTTTCAAGATTTCTAATCTAAATGGACTATTTAAGCTATCTTGGCATTTGACTTTGCAAAATGGCTTGGCCCActcattttttgttaaatgtttgACTTCCTGAtatcttcattttcagaggCTGCAATTTTGGTTTGATCTCTGCCCAGGACCTCTGTTTAAATGAAGGGCCTTAAATTATTGAAATTGCAGGAGGAAAGCATTTTATATTCTCTTTAGGCATGTGTTCAATTGAACTTGTGTtggattttaaaaggaaatatcttGACACAAATGAGGCAACCCTCTCAAGTGTGTGCAATTCACTGCTGGCAGAAATAGCCACAGTACATTTGGCGGGGCTTGGAcagggttgggggtttttttaggtgcTAGAATTAACAATAGTCTCCTGTCATACCATATATGTTAATCTGTGTTCCCTCTTCAGCTTCTCTGATCTttggcaaagattttttttttttttttttttccttcagaagggCTTGTTTGTGTTTGTTACCTCATTCTCATGAACTCATTTTTCTGAACTAGCGGTCTTTGTGGAGTAACTGTTCTAAACCCCAACTGCCTGGTTGGCTACAGCTGAGCTTGATAATCTTGGTGCAGGAAGCAGATGGTGGTAGATGTCTGGTCATATGGACACTTGCCTGTAAGAGTGGATTTACTcctcattttaaatgttttcatcatGGATTATTTCGTGGGGTGTGGATGGCTAGCCTGCTTGACCTGGCTCTTACATGGGACTCTTAGCAAACTCACAGTTACCTAATAAGCTTTTTGAAGGCTCAAAATAGTCCTTGTGTATTAAGTCTGATTAGAAACTAAAACTTCCTCTTTAAAGATAAACAGATCCAGAACTTAAGATACGCAGGTTTTCACCCTTAATCTGTCATTCTTCCGTATTGTAGCAGGTGCCCAGACTTGCAGACTGTTTGCTACTTGGCATTTGGTGTTTTCACCCAAAATTCCCCTCGGAACAGGAGAGCTTTCTAGCACCAAGTTTAACAGTGACGTATTCTTGTGAGCAGCTTCTGCTTTGGACAAATTGGTGTTGCCATGCCGAAGGAGGAGCTCCTACGAGACTGTATTTAATTCTGGCTGGTCTGTGAACAGGCGAGTGCAGGGTTGGCAGGTGCCCTTGTCAGGAAGCCTGGATTAACTCAGTGTTAATGTGATCGAGAATGAGTTGTATGTGTGGGGACGGAGAGGGAAGTAGCTGTAATTGTTCCTCCATGTTGGGCATTATTTGGTGCTTTGAATCAATTCAAGGCAGCTGTCTTGGGGCCAACTTACAGGCAATATagctgccagcttctcctcTGAAGCCCTGGTAAGCTAGTTTTGCTAGCGCTTGGGGAGGAATTGTGATCTGTGAGGTGGCAACAATTTGGAGGCACTTGAGTCCTATGGACCCTCCTGCAAGCCATAACACAAGCTCCTCGAACACTTTATGCCagtgctttttctcccccctaCCCCTCTGGCAAAGCTGCCTGCTCATGACATTTTATCCTTGAAGCTGCAAAACTCCActctgtgtgtgctgtgctgagACCTGCAGCCAGTTTAGAAGGCTGCAATCTATTTGTAAGTTCACGTTAGCTACAGGCTGAGCTGCTAAGACTTACTGCAGGCCTGGAAATTCAAGTAtgcaaggaaaagagaggaCCCTGGAAGATTTGCTGTGCCTGTGCTTGTTGCCCAAGCAGGAAACCTATTCCAGATGGTTGTAtcctgcacagctctgctgagatCTGGTCATCTTGCAGGAGTCTGGGCTGATGCTGCTCTGAGGTCAGTGTGTCAGCTCTGTCTTGGGAAGGAGATGGGGAGAAAGGAGACTTGCATGAAGATGATCAGACTCTCTTCCCTCAAGTTTTTGTCATGAAGGGGGGTTCTCCCTGACTGGCACCAGGGTAAATGCAGTCGGCATCAGCTAGGGATGAGTGTTCATCTTCTGAACTGGTGTCAGGAGTGGCAGTGGGGTTCTCTGCATCCAAAATCTCCGTGTCCTCTATGATTTGCCTAATGACCTGTTGTGAGGCCAAGATGGAGCCAGGAGGAATGAGAAGCAAACCAGAAACCCCACTTCCAACCGGAGCTGGAGCACGGGCTCGGCGCTGCTTTCCCCATCCTCTCCTGCTTGCATGCCTGGGCAGCAGCACGCTCCTTGCTTTCCTACCTCTGTTGGATTTGGTATCCTGGTAACATCGCTCCTGTTAGGTGCAGAAAACTCCCTGCGGTCCTCTGCGCTGCTGTGAGGGCTGTAGCTCTGGGAAGCATGAACAAAACTCATCCCCAGGTACAGTCcttctcttcagaaaaatcttatGTGCAGCTGTTCCCTAAAGTACATGTGTTCTTGATAACATTGTTCGTCTGATCTCTTTATCACTGGTTTCTGTGTGATTTTGAGTTGTTTCTACTTAACCTAATACGATACAAAAGGAAAGTATTGATATAAAGCGCTGGACTTGCATTAgtgtttgttttacaaatggGTAACTAAGATTTAAAAGGTGATCTGATTGATTGCTTTGTGAATTAAATCTAGGCCACGCTTCCACCGAGGCAATTTTTGCttgtatgtaaaaataaacGAATACATTATATATTCCTGGGTAAGAGGGCATGGGAACTAGAAAGGCATATGTTGTGTGGTTACTGCGTGCTGCTTCTGTAAACAGTCTTATTCCTTTCCTTCTAGAGAAATGGTGATGTAGCTACTTTTGATTCAGCAAAGTCCTCTGAAGAAAGAGGTAACGAATAAAATGCAGagcttaacatttttattattaaagtaTAATTCAGTTGAAACTATGTATGTAATGTAAAATACAACCAGTATTTATGGTCTGTTGAGACtgattcccctctgccccccttCTGTGTAGTGAAACGTCCAGACTATGAAATTAATAAACTTAAAGTATTCTTTGTTGGCCTGCAGTTGGCAGTCTTGTGGTATAGTAGCATGATAGGTAATCCTTGTCTGTCACAGAAGGGCTCATAATGAACTTGCTATAGGCTTTCTATATGTTTTAATACCCAAACTTCAGCAAATTTTGTCCATATTAAGGAGGAGAAGGTGAGATCAAACAATATCAAACCTGTAGAGTGGGTTGCAACAGCACTTCATCACTGCCATTATTTTCTACTTGTGTCTGTTTGCAACTGTTGTGCATACTGGTCAAAGGTGTTGTCTTGTAGACACAGACATGCTGTAATTCACCACTTTTCTTTTATGCTGACATGTTATGCGTTTGATTCCTGCTCAAGCATGACAGAGGGGGTGGTTActgcagctgggatccctttgcCGTTGAGTAAAGGCCGTGCCTTCACTTGCGTTTGTACAACACAACTACTAAGTAAATATGAAGCACAGCTAAGACCAATTCTAACTTTTCAATCAAAGCTCTTTAAGTTCAGAAATACCAGAATTCAATTATACATGCAGGGTTGTCTTAAGTGACCAGTTATGCGTTTCTCAGATGACcgcattaattttttttctgttggtctGGAAATACGAAGGAATGCAAGCAAATACAATGTTGGTTTAGAGACAAAGCACTagtgctgcagggagctgagaTGAGGGCAGCTGATCGGCATTGCTGTTGTGTGCGCTGCTGTCGTGTTGCAATGACTGTGGGTTGGGCCTTTAGCTTTTGGATTTGGTTTGATTTACGTACGTGAGTTTCTGAAGGTTGGAGTCCCTGGAAGGTCGCTGCCCTTTGTACCTCGGAGATGTctttggggagggaaagggctgtTCTTCAGCCAGTTCTCACCATTTTGAGCTGATAATTCAGCCTCATTCTGTGGGAGCGTTAAAGTCCTGGTTGGGGCAGCAAGCccaaaatgctgtaaaatgaaattttacctCTTGAGGAGTTTTGTCATGGGCTCTGGTAGGGCACCTTTCCCAGCCTTACACCAACCTGCCCTGTGTTTCAGCTGCTCCCGCTGCGAAAAGGGCATTGGTGTCCCACGGGGTCAGGCAGGGGCTTGGCCTTCTCCACCCTTCTGCATCTGAGTGCGTTGGGTGGGTTTGTGCCATTCGGTCCCGGTGCTCCACGACGGTGGCACGGGCTCTTCCACACTGCAAGCAGCAAAGTTCCCTATGAGGAGGTGTTTAACATTGGAGTTTGGCTATTAAAACTCAACTATCAACCCCAGCAGGCCCTTGCCCGTCCTGCATGCAGAGCCCCCGAAACATCACCCTTGTGGCTCTGTGCTGTTCCCCTCCAAAACACCCCGACCCCGCTCAGCCCTGCCTgacccttcccctgcccctcatCTCTCCCTCTTGCCTCCCAACAGACTGCTGCCAGCCACGCCGTGCCCGCACGGGCTGCACGCGGAGACGTGCCTGCATCTCTGCCGCGGCACTGCTCGTCCTCGCTGCCGCCGTGGGCTTGGCGGTGGCGCTGGGACTCCTGGCACATGCGCCAGGTTGGTATCCCAAGAGTCGTTATTTTTTTTGGTAAGGGATGCAGAAAATGATGTTGCATGAGAAGAGCCTTCGTGTTCATGACCATGCGTGAAGTGGTGCTTCCCGGCACAGACcgggaggaagaaaagggacCGGCGGCAGGGTGGTACAGGGCTGTGTCAGCCTTGCACAGCCCAAGTCCCCACCAGCTGTTCCTTGGCTCTGGTGTCCTCTATAGGGCTGTGTTAACTCTGGGTGGCACAGTCATGCTTCAGACTACTGGTATAGTTTTCAGACTCTGCCATGAACCTACCAGAAACTTGGCCCCTGGTTATTTCCAGAACGACAAATGAACTTTGGAAAtccccctttcttccccttgaTCTGCTTCTCATTCCATGAAAATGttggaaaataaagtatttcttgCTTTCCCGTCAGTGAACCGCTTCTGTGCAGCCTCCAATAACCGGACAGGCTTCTTGTGTGATGACCGAGCGACTTGCATCCTGGCCAGCCAGGTCTGTGACAGAGTCAGAAACTGCAGGAACGGAGAGGATGAGCAGGAGAAACTCTGTGGTGAGCAGTTTTGTTGTGACTGTTCTCCCTGCACTGGGCTTCCTGTTGTGAGACAGAGCGGCCGGCATTCCTCTAATCCTGCTCCGTGCTTCTGGCCACCTAAGAGAGCAGATAAACCTGGTAGATCCGTTGTAGGGCAGATGCTGAGAGATGGCACTGCCCAAAACCCAGCGGGAGTGCCAGGAATCAAAGACTCCAAGCTCCTCTGATCTTCttaaggttttgggttttttttttaaaccatgatGCAGTTTTCCTCCATTGCTTAAGCTGTATGCCTACATGGTTAATTTATTGTCCAGTTACCCTGGAAAAAAACTCATTAAAGTAGAAGCCTGGGGCACCCAGACTCTGCTTCCAGCTCAGCCACGAgcatccctttccctctccaaCCGCATCTGCAGCATTCTGCATGCCCTGACACCGTACAGGGAAGGACCgactgacccccccccccatgacAGCAGACTTTGTTGGCTGCCATCCCCATTTTAGCCAGTGCATCTGTGCCTGGTGGAGTTGAGCATGTGTCCTCTGTGTGTCCCCTTGCAGGTGACTTGCCCCACAGCCTTCCAGGATACCTGGTTTTCCGCTGCAGTAACCCCATGTACTGGGTCTACGCCGATCAGAGATGTAATGGGAAGAACAACTGCGGAGACTGCTCTGATGAGATGGGGAGCTGTAAGTCTCTTTTCTGGTTACTGTTGGGCGAAAGGTCTTTTCTGCTGATGGATTGAAATAGATTGTACAGGTGTGGTGCTCACTGATGCTGCTGGAAACACCTGGAGGCTGGCATCCACtgctaaaacacaaaatatCTGGGAGTATGAACCATGTGGGCTCCATCCCATCAGCTGCCAAGGGCTCTGTGTCAAAACGTAGTGGCAACTGAAAGGGGAAAGGCTCCATGCTTTGCTCCCAGCCCCAAAAGTTACTCCTCTGTGGCTTGCTGAGCATGGAGCAGTTTCATCGTGATGTGCAGCTGTAGGCAGCAGTGATCATTCAAACTGGCCTTTGGTTGTTGGTCAGGAGATGGGTACGTCTCTGAGCCAGGAGGACTGAGTGTGCCTCAGCAGCTTCAAAGCCATCTAGATCCTTCTCTCACTAAAATGAGCAGCAGGTTGGTTCCTAAGTCACCCTTGTGGTTTTGAACCTCAGGCGAGATGTGCCTGTATCAGCAGCTTTCTCTAGAGTAGCTTGCTAAAAAAACAGATTACATCTAGTTGTTCCCCCCAGGATGGTATGTCTACCACGAAGGTCATTGCAATGTCACGCTCCCTGGTTGTCTCCCACAAGTAGCATCAAGCAAGTGTCCTCTTTGGTGGGTTCACAGACTCAGGGTCATCACCAGCGGCTTTTCAGTAGCTGCCAGGGATGAAAGGGTAGCTACCTGTGTaagaaaggagggaaggggtCAGTGCAGCAGAAGCATTTCTGTTCCCTGTTTTCCATCCCTCCCAGTGGCTGCCTGCCCCCCGTGTGGGTCGGAGTGGTggagctgcagccctgtgctCTACGAGTACTGCTCCTGCATCCCCAGGAGGCTGTGCCGGGACGGTGTCCAGCACTGCCTCAGCTGGTCCGATGAGTATATCTGCAGACCCTGAAGTCTtggcacccagcagcactggagaCAGCAGGGTGCTTCCTGCATTGTCACCTTTAAGCCTTTGtgtcctcctgctctgccacccGCTCGGGAAGCTCCAACCCAAGCAAGCCCTCATCAGCAGTGCTCTGACTGGCACAGAGTGACACTGAACAGGGATGAAGTGCTGCGCTTCTAGCCTGTGGCAGCCCATGCTGCAGGCTAGACACCAGCTGTGGGACACCTTCACAGGTTCTCCCGTCGTGTGAGGGTGAGTCCTTTCTACATGGGCAGAGCACCGTCTTGCAGCATTGCCTCGATAGCTCAATGGGTTGTGTGCAGGCTGCTGGAGACTACCAGATACTGTGTCTGACCAGCCCTGGGCGAGGGGCTTCTCCAGTatggcaggctgcaggcag from Pelecanus crispus isolate bPelCri1 chromosome 5, bPelCri1.pri, whole genome shotgun sequence encodes the following:
- the LDLRAD1 gene encoding low-density lipoprotein receptor class A domain-containing protein 1, which encodes MNKTHPQRNGDVATFDSAKSSEERDCCQPRRARTGCTRRRACISAAALLVLAAAVGLAVALGLLAHAPVNRFCAASNNRTGFLCDDRATCILASQVCDRVRNCRNGEDEQEKLCGDLPHSLPGYLVFRCSNPMYWVYADQRCNGKNNCGDCSDEMGSLAACPPCGSEWWSCSPVLYEYCSCIPRRLCRDGVQHCLSWSDEYICRP